AAGCTTGGAAATGCCGTACAGCATGACAATATCCGCATTTTTGTTCATTTGATTGAACTGTTCGGCGGTTACATCGGGAGAATCAGCGCTTTGCGAGGCTTCTTTCTTGATTTCATAGGCTTTTTGAAAAGAGTCTTTGGCTTCGGTCAGCAGCTTCTCGACGTTATCCGGAAGTCCGGGTGTAACCTTTACGTCATCGGCCTTGTCCGACAAATCGGAGGCCGTATCCTGGAACTTCTCGATCGCCTTCTCCAATTGGTCTGCCGTCATGTTGCCTCCGGAATAGGAAGCCAACGCTTCATTGAAATCTTCAAGGGATGATTTCGCAGTCTGATCAAGTGACGATATCTCGTTGTAAAATTGCTGAACGCTTTCCTGCACATCTTCATGGGACAATGCAGCTGGCGCTTTTCCGCCGCAGGCGCTTAGAAGCACAAATGCTAATGCTATGCCTGCCAGTAAGGCTTTTCTCATTTCTTCTATCCCTCCTTTTAAAAGGATAGAAAAGATTGCGAAAATGCGCAACTAAAAAAAATGGGAAATGATCTGTGAAAGAATCAATAAAATGAATTATAATAAAATTCATGGCTTTATTAACAGAAAAGGAGTATGACGTTGCGTAAACGAAAACGAATGATATATCTTCTTGCAATGCTCCTGCTGCTTCTGCTGCTGTCTTATCTTGCCGAACAGAACGGGTGGGATATCGGGAACTCTCCTTCATCCGACTCGGAAGTGGTGCAATTGATTTTTCCGTCGGACGAATACCCGGAAACGGCGAAGCATATTGAAAAAGCGATCTCCAAAGGCGAGCCCAAGATATGCACGATCGACCGGGAAGGAGCTGAAGAGAACCGCCGGGAGTCGCTGAAGGGCATTCCAACCAAAAAACATTACGACCGCGATGAATGGCCTATGGCCATGTGTAGAGAAGGCGGAACGGGAGCGGACATCGCATACATATCGCCGGCCGATAACCGCGGAGCAGGCGGCTGGGTAGGCAATCAGTTGGAGAAATATGAGGATGGGACACGGGTTGAATTTATTTTGAGATAAAAGAAACTACCCGAACGCGGAAGAATAGTGCTGCCC
This region of Paenibacillus sp. URB8-2 genomic DNA includes:
- a CDS encoding NucA/NucB deoxyribonuclease domain-containing protein, translating into MLLLLLLLSYLAEQNGWDIGNSPSSDSEVVQLIFPSDEYPETAKHIEKAISKGEPKICTIDREGAEENRRESLKGIPTKKHYDRDEWPMAMCREGGTGADIAYISPADNRGAGGWVGNQLEKYEDGTRVEFILR